One part of the Nematostella vectensis chromosome 8, jaNemVect1.1, whole genome shotgun sequence genome encodes these proteins:
- the LOC5519372 gene encoding general transcription factor 3C polypeptide 5: MADGEEEKMAADLSDSVEANCRVVYNTSRIIGVEFPGVVRNTDKMLQALGGEAEVARAVLDPHQRIKVNFRPADINSKCLYGDRHATPNLLLSVKRRQSKDNKGYEYKQEVLGVVDTTFKFDNLVDFQYVSHEMKDPLDQVRGIEILNEEQPLLVLPPVFSRIEKPVPYNFKPNILAGWQPASSQATTDEQEGSKMAQGRNRNTYAMAVTFEHPSVPVSPHPKALESLSAIPDNKLEEIKRLFNNRPIWSRTALAHHLSSFKVTQHWTKQLLACVAYYYINGPWRTLWVKFGYNPAKDPSAKIYQVLDYRIGARKEGRDLPIPWKRNPFLKLQSKRKPLRQPQHKSEIGPASSASQDLPSDVPYVFSANKLPTQKQMFYQLCDLHVSEIQALVSANDGQETECLEREGWCLPGTLDKIRDILVEKTVQIAAQSTDDDSSSMAEDQASPWGKDTGQASPWEGTESNPWGEGQGELWGGNTEVKSFFEMLEGDDDVDAYEIFGDEDGDNGDENDDDNGNI; this comes from the exons atggcggacggcGAGGAGGAAAAAATGGCGGCAGATTTGAGTGATAGTGTCGAAGCTAATTGTCGAGTGGTGTACAACACATCACGGATTATTGGTGTAGAGTTCCCTGGAGTTGTACGGAACACCGATAAAATGCTACAAGCACTAGGAGGAGAGGCGGAG GTTGCAAGGGCTGTCTTGGATCCCCATCAAAGAATAAAAGTGAATTTCCGTCCTGCCGATATAAATTCCAAGTGTCTCTATGGCGACCGGCATGCGACCCCTAATCTTCTTTTAAGTGTTAAACGGCGACAGAGTAAGGACAACAAAGGTTATGAGTATAAACAAGAGGTCCTTGGTGTAGTAGATACAACATTTAA GTTTGATAATTTGGTAGATTTCCAGTATGTGTCACATGAAATGAAAGATCCTTTGGACCAAGTGCGAGGGATAGAAATACTCAATGAAGAGCAACCACTCCTTGTACTTCCACCAGTATTCTCACGCATAGAAAAACCAGTACCTTACAATTTCAAGCCTAACATCTTGGCGGGCTGGCAGCCGGCATCGAGCCAAGCTACCACAGATGAGCAGGAGGG CTCGAAGATGGCACAGGGTAGGAACAGAAATACATATGCCATGGCAGTTACTTTTGAGCACCCCAGTGTACCAGTATCCCCTCACCCAAAG GCTTTGGAATCACTCTCTGCAATTCCTGACAACAAGCTAGAGGAGATCAAGCGCTTGTTTAATAATCGGCCCATCTGGTCCCGTACTGCCCTTGCCCATCACTTGTCGAGCTTCAAGGTGACCCAGCATTGGACAAAGCAGCTTCTGGCTTGTGTCGCATACTACTACATTAATGGACCTTGGAGGACCTTGTGGGTCAAGTTCGGCTACAACCCGGCCAAAGACCCAAGCGCAAAGAT ATATCAAGTTCTTGATTATCGCATTGGTGCCCGAAAAGAGGGTCGGGATCTACCCATTCCATGGAAAAGAAACCCATTTCTTAAACTGCAAAGCAAGAGGAAGCCGCTACGACAACCTCAACACAAG AGTGAGATAGGCCCAGCGTCGTCTGCTTCCCAGGACCTTCCTTCAGATGTCCCATACGTCTTCTCTGCCAACAAGCTGCCGACACAGAAACAGATGTTCTACCAGCTTTGCGACCTTCACGTGTCTGAGATACAAGCTCTAGTCTCCGCCAATGATGGACAG GAGACCGAGTGTTTAGAGCGTGAGGGCTGGTGTCTTCCGGGCACGCTAGATAAAATCCGAGACATACTCGTCGAGAAGACAGTCCAGATTGCCGCACAATCCACCGACGACGATTCGAGTTCAATGGCCGAGGACCAGGCCAGCCCGTGGGGGAAGGACACGGGCCAGGCTAGCCCCTGGGAGGGAACAGAGAGTAATCCGTGGGGGGAAGGGCAGGGAGAATTGTGGGGAGGTAACACCGAGGTGAAAAGCTTCTTCGAGATGCTGGAGGGTGATGACGATGTTGACGCGTACGAGATATTCGGTGACGAGGACGGGGATAATGgagatgaaaatgatgacgataatggCAATatttga
- the LOC5519339 gene encoding E3 ubiquitin-protein ligase TRIM71 has product MASILDSLRQEAECSLCHKTPSEPKILKCFHTFCNECLTEKSAEFKGDGETFSCPSCKTRIDLPQRSDFGSLECSGFHSRILEVLSLASASDDNQAAKCPCKRGNPAVAHCFECARHLCDVCSEAHDSFTDGHRTANLKELTSEDYKLFLNRETPCEKASHMEEFVKFYCNTCGECACQLCILEEHQGLHDIINIELRAQMQRNVLQSLLQKLKVKEAEQLKNMRYLEEMSCTMKTSAEDTKIKVRQAAERLIEFIEQSNRELVCQLDREVSMVGTKRDEQESLLHQTRSASEYIARLVDYGSAYLIMSNNKTVQTRCEELITSDTGFAQVEHRKKFVPSDAVSVLRELGLGSLRETKPSDPTRSSVTTEGCSDTMSTVKLTVHTKTVDGDPNTDPDDVIEITVEPKDDVMEIKTTDKIGDKYQAIFTPKVPGKYKTEVKINGRHISNSPMEICIKPQRMRYTREMKTKGSRDPLEKPWGIAVNRSNTKLAVTDCHFHYIVIFNMTGKVLMSIGSQGRGEGQLGNPHGVAFLNDDVIVTADEYNHRIQLFDTNTGRCLKSFGHQGNGDGEFKNPLGVDVDDNGRIIISDYLNNRVQVFTSEGEYLFQFDLEVHGEVMYPVHTRYHDNAFYVSDFRNHVIHVFDEQDDVVTRRAVIGREGNKEGEFSYPRGIAFDSVGNLIVCDRNNHRLLKFTREGRLIGHTTQYLGLPIYATVLRDGKILVTDDEKKRVLFVEQS; this is encoded by the exons ATGGCAAGCATTCTTGATAGTCTAAGACAGGAGGCGGAGTGCTCGCTCTGCCACAAAACTCCAAGTGAGCCAAAGATCCTCAAGTGCTTCCACACATTCTGTAACGAATGTTTAACTGAGAAGAGCGCAGAGTTTAAGGGAGATGGAGAGACCTTTAGCTGTCCTTCGTGCAAGACCAGAATCGATTTGCCACAGCGTTCTGATTTTGGGTCACTGGAATGCAGTGGCTTTCATTCAAGGATACTTGAAGTTTTGTCTCTGGCGAGTGCAAGCGATGATAACCAGGCTGCAAAATGCCCTTGCAAGCGGGGAAATCCAGCCGTGGCTCACTGCTTTGAGTGCGCAAGGCATCTCTGTGATGTGTGCTCTGAGGCACACGACTCCTTCACGGATGGACACAGGACCGCTAATCTTAAAGAACTTACATCAGAAGACTACAAACTTTTCTTGAACCGCGAGACGCCATGTGAGAAGGCTTCACATATGGAGGAGTTTGTGAAGTTTTATTGTAATACTTGTGGCGAGTGTGCGTGCCAGTTGTGCATTCTGGAAGAGCACCAAGGTCTTCATGACATCATAAACATCGAACTTCGTGCGCAAATGCAGAGGAATGTGTTACAAAGTTTGTTACAAAAACTCAAGGTGAAAGAGGCAGAGCAACTTAAAAATATGAG ATACCTAGAAGAGATGTCTTGCACCATGAAGACATCCGCCGAGGATACAAAAATCAAAGTTCGCCAAGCGGCCGAGAGACTAATAGAGTTCATCGAGCAGAGCAACAGAGAGCTGGTTTGTCAGCTTGACAGAGAGGTATCGATGGTGGGCACAAAACGCGATGAGCAGGAGTCACTCCTCCATCAGACCAGAAGTGCTAGCGAGTACATCGCCAGACTTGTTGATTATGGCTCGGCGTACCTCATCATGAGTAATAATAAGACGGTACAGACACGGTGCGAGGAACTGATCACTTCAGATACTGGGTTTGCACAG GTCGAGCACAGAAAGAAATTCGTACCAAGTGATGCCGTCTCCGTGCTAAGAGAGCTAGGCCTAGGATCTTTACGCGAAACCAAACCATCAGACCCTACCAGAAGCTCCGTCACTACAGAAGGCTGCTCCGATACCATGTCAACCGTCAAGCTTACCGTCCATACAAAGACCGTAGACGGCGACCCAAACACCGACCCAGATGACGTCATAGAAATAACGGTAGAACCTAAAGATGACGTCATGGAGATAAAAACCACTGATAAAATTGGCGATAAATATCAAGCGATATTCACTCCAAAGGTTCCTGGTAAATATAAGACGGAAGTGAAAATCAATGGTCGACACATTAGTAACAGCCCGATGGAGATCTGCATCAAGCCACAGCGCATGCGTTATACAAGGGAGATGAAGACAAAGGGATCACGTGACCCGCTGGAGAAGCCTTGGGGTATAGCGGTGAATCGGAGCAACACGAAGCTTGCAGTGACAGACTGTCACTTTCACTATATCGTGATCTTCAACATGACTGGAAAg GTCCTCATGTCTATCGGGAGCCAAGGACGTGGTGAGGGCCAACTGGGCAACCCCCACGGAGTAGCATTCCTgaacgatgacgtcatcgtgacGGCGGACGAGTACAACCACCGAATCCAGTTATTCGACACCAACACCGGACGGTGCCTGAAATCCTTTGGTCACCAAGGCAACGGGGATGGAGAGTTTAAGAATCCATTAGGTGTAGATGTAGATGATAATGGACGGATAATTATTAGCGATTATTTGAATAACAGGGTACAGGTGTTCACATCAGAGGGGGAGTACTTGTTCCAGTTTGATTTAGAGGTGCACGGAGAGGTTATGTATCCGGTCCATACTCGTTACCATGACAACGCCTTTTACGTGTCCGACTTCCGTAATCACGTGATACACGTTTTCGATGAGCAGGATGACGTGGTCACCCGgcgcgctgtgattggtcgaGAGGGGAATAAGGAGGGCGAGTTTAGTTACCCGAGAGGCATTGCGTTTGACTCTGTTGGGAATTTGATAGTGTGTGACAGGAATAACCATCGTTTGCTCAAGTTCACGCGTGAGGGTCGGCTTATTGGACATACGACACAGTACTTAGGCCTACCGATATACGCGACCGTCTTACGCGATGGCAAGATTCTGGTGACGGATGACGAAAAAAAGCGAGTGTTGTTTGTAGAGCAATCGTAG